The following are encoded together in the Leuconostoc mesenteroides subsp. mesenteroides ATCC 8293 genome:
- a CDS encoding LysR family transcriptional regulator, translated as MEIKQLEYFVTAHNCGSLSKAAAKLFTTQPNVSRVIKLFEQELGSPLFERTSKGLKLTAYGKSIYSYAENILKNVNLITDTNSISSNNNFSVATYPSNIMSWLLVELYQKNPDMILSHQQGTVEEITTQVSQGFSELGILYVSQNQLKAFRHIISHKKLKFIEIEKREACIYVGHNNPLYNKTSISFEELLKLKFVRGLNDFFSMEHQLEQVNVGGFATDTLQPTVYTNSEHLLTNIILETDVVELGINMVSPSHKQYDIKNLKIEGEDAYLTFGYVIQQDHNLSHNAQELLKSLEKLLKP; from the coding sequence ATGGAAATTAAGCAATTAGAATATTTTGTTACTGCCCATAACTGTGGCAGTTTGAGCAAAGCTGCCGCTAAACTGTTTACAACCCAACCCAATGTCAGCAGGGTCATCAAACTTTTTGAACAAGAGTTAGGCTCTCCTCTATTTGAACGAACTAGCAAAGGATTGAAACTAACAGCGTATGGCAAATCAATTTATAGTTATGCTGAAAATATTTTGAAAAACGTAAATTTGATTACTGATACAAATTCTATATCAAGTAATAATAATTTTTCCGTAGCAACCTATCCCAGTAATATCATGTCATGGCTGTTAGTTGAACTATACCAGAAAAACCCAGATATGATTCTTTCTCACCAACAAGGTACCGTTGAAGAAATAACGACTCAAGTTTCCCAAGGATTCTCTGAGCTAGGCATTCTATACGTTTCTCAAAACCAGTTAAAGGCTTTTCGACATATTATTTCTCACAAGAAACTAAAATTTATTGAGATTGAAAAAAGAGAGGCGTGTATTTATGTCGGACATAACAACCCTCTTTACAATAAAACCTCAATCTCGTTTGAAGAACTACTAAAATTAAAATTTGTCCGCGGATTAAATGATTTTTTTTCTATGGAACACCAATTGGAACAAGTTAATGTTGGTGGCTTCGCTACAGATACGCTACAACCAACTGTTTACACCAATAGCGAGCATCTTTTAACAAATATCATTTTAGAAACAGATGTCGTTGAGCTAGGTATTAATATGGTTTCTCCTAGCCATAAACAATATGATATCAAAAATTTAAAAATTGAAGGAGAAGATGCCTACTTAACATTTGGCTACGTGATCCAACAGGATCACAATCTCAGTCATAATGCGCAAGAACTACTAAAAAGTCTCGAAAAATTACTAAAGCCATAA
- a CDS encoding 3-oxoacyl-ACP reductase — translation MIEQNYTNKNVLLTGAASGIGFSQLKTYLSQGATVYALDKEKITYTHKHLHTYQIDIRQHKKLEMLVEHITSDVSIDILLNTAGILDDYQPSLTIDLETWQRVMDTNLTPMFILSNAVLPKMIASGYGHIINMASIAGFTAGGGGAAYTTSKHAIIGYTKQLAFDYASKGLHINAIAPGAIKTPMNAKDFAGDASMAQQVANQTPAKRWAAPQEVADLTMFLTSPQADYINGTVVPIDGGWTLGH, via the coding sequence ATGATTGAACAAAATTATACAAATAAAAATGTTTTATTAACCGGTGCTGCTTCAGGCATCGGTTTTTCGCAATTGAAAACTTATTTGTCTCAAGGAGCAACAGTGTATGCTTTAGACAAAGAAAAAATTACGTACACACACAAACATTTGCATACGTATCAAATTGACATTAGACAACACAAAAAACTAGAAATGTTGGTGGAACACATAACTAGTGATGTTTCAATTGACATTCTATTGAATACAGCAGGAATCTTAGATGATTATCAGCCATCTTTAACCATTGACTTGGAGACTTGGCAACGGGTGATGGATACAAACTTAACACCGATGTTTATTTTATCGAATGCTGTATTACCCAAGATGATTGCCTCTGGATATGGACATATTATTAACATGGCGTCTATAGCTGGCTTTACTGCTGGTGGGGGCGGGGCGGCATATACAACCAGTAAACATGCAATTATTGGATATACCAAACAGTTGGCTTTTGATTATGCTTCAAAGGGATTACATATTAATGCTATCGCGCCGGGAGCAATTAAAACACCAATGAATGCCAAAGATTTTGCTGGCGATGCTAGTATGGCCCAACAAGTTGCCAATCAAACCCCCGCAAAGCGCTGGGCTGCACCACAGGAAGTCGCTGATTTAACAATGTTTTTGACAAGCCCACAAGCTGACTATATTAATGGCACAGTAGTACCAATTGACGGTGGTTGGACATTAGGACATTGA
- a CDS encoding QueT transporter family protein: MQKTVSARQSNRTRNITLTAIVAALYAAITLVIAPIGFGPVQLRLSEGLNHLSAWNKRYILALGLGVFIANLISPLGWVDWIFGTAGTLIMTTVTYLLTRKVTSTLVKILISSFVVSTLGMGILAAEFTFAFNIGASGSFPSGASGGLFSQWLAYYISVLPGEIVSLIVGGILIFALSKIIKLDK, from the coding sequence ATGCAAAAAACAGTAAGTGCGCGACAAAGCAATCGCACTAGAAATATCACATTAACAGCGATTGTTGCTGCGTTGTATGCAGCAATTACGTTAGTTATAGCACCAATCGGATTTGGACCAGTTCAGTTACGTTTATCTGAGGGCTTAAATCACTTATCCGCATGGAATAAACGATATATTTTGGCATTGGGGCTAGGCGTTTTTATCGCCAATCTCATTTCGCCATTAGGTTGGGTTGATTGGATATTTGGTACCGCAGGTACCTTGATTATGACCACTGTAACTTATCTGTTGACTCGCAAAGTAACAAGCACGCTGGTAAAAATTTTAATTAGCTCTTTTGTAGTTTCTACATTAGGAATGGGTATTTTAGCAGCAGAGTTTACATTTGCCTTTAATATTGGTGCCAGTGGTTCATTTCCTTCAGGCGCATCAGGCGGTCTTTTTTCACAATGGTTGGCGTACTATATTAGTGTTTTGCCAGGAGAAATTGTGTCATTGATTGTTGGTGGTATTTTGATTTTTGCACTTAGTAAGATTATTAAATTAGACAAATGA